In the Acidobacteriota bacterium genome, TGAAGCCATCGACCAGGATGAACGGGACGTCCTTGCCGCCGTATTTGGCCATCGCTAGACTCCCGTCTCGGGTTCAGGCACCGAGAAACCGGATTTCGCCAGCCAGGTGCGCGTGATGACGTCAAGGTCAGTCGCCGTCGCGATTGGTTGATTCCGACCCGCGCGATCGATCAGCCAGCCAGCCTGCGGCGCCGACAGCGCGTTCCAGGTCTTGGCCGCCACAATCTGTGGCGGATCGTGCGCGACCAGGTGTGGCAGCGAACTGTCTGGCACTTGGCCGCAGGGATCGCCCGGCGATGCCAGCGTCTGGTTGTCCTTCGTGCTGAGGCGCACGGTGGCCACGTAGCCGGCGCCCTTGGTGAAGGTCGCCACTTGGCCGGCTGCGCGCTTCGCTCCGTTACGGATACTCATAACCACACGCTCCACAGAGATCCTTGGCGTCTTTGCCGATCGAGCTCTTCACCTTCCCGGCCTTCTCCTTGCACTCGGGGCACTTGCCGTCGCCGGTCTGCACGTTGCGACCTGATGGCGCCTGGCTGCTGGCGCCGGCCACCGGCCGGCCACCGAGTAGCGTTCGGGCCGCGTCGATCTGGCGCTGCGCCGCCTCAAGGAGCGTCAGGGCCGCCTGGCGTTCATCGGCGGTCATGCCGCGCTCACTTCCTTCTCGACCTCGATGTCGAACACGTAGATTGGCCGGTCGTTCGCATCGCTCCGATCGAAGGCCACCGGGAAGCACTTGATGCCGTGGTAGAACGTCCCGCTGAGCGCTTGTGCCTGGACCTTGCCGAGCACCTTGTAAATCGCTTCAGCCTTCGCGCGCGCCGGCGCCGGGTCCTGCCGGGCTCCACGCACCACCACGCGAAGCCGCGGCCACTCGAACGCCAGGTCGGCGGCGCCGAACTCCTGTTCGGACGCTCGGCCCCCGATGCGTGGTACCAGGCCCACCGCCGGCTCACTCCCCGTCGCGTCAGGCAGCGGGCCGCGATACAGGTT is a window encoding:
- a CDS encoding minor capsid protein; its protein translation is MTLEELATHLAAAPQGLGLTIGTNLYRGPLPDATGSEPAVGLVPRIGGRASEQEFGAADLAFEWPRLRVVVRGARQDPAPARAKAEAIYKVLGKVQAQALSGTFYHGIKCFPVAFDRSDANDRPIYVFDIEVEKEVSAA